From a region of the Mucilaginibacter auburnensis genome:
- a CDS encoding NUDIX hydrolase, translated as MIKKEIQPWTVLEEEDISPSPWFPLTKQQVRLRNNNVYDYYFSRLGDVVQVLAITKQNEVVLVRQYKHGLGQITLEIPGGLQQTNKTIIQSALNELEEETGIKATEHQLISLGKIAINPTKLKQETYGFIVFDAESTAEQKLDATEDIEVVLIPAPQVLQMALNGEIWVTDSLNFILKAAMLYPGVFGR; from the coding sequence ATGATAAAAAAAGAAATACAACCCTGGACGGTTTTAGAAGAAGAGGATATATCGCCAAGTCCGTGGTTCCCGCTAACAAAACAACAGGTGCGACTACGTAATAATAATGTTTACGATTATTACTTTTCGCGCCTGGGCGATGTGGTGCAGGTACTGGCCATTACCAAGCAAAATGAGGTGGTTTTGGTGCGGCAGTATAAGCATGGGCTCGGCCAGATTACTTTAGAAATTCCCGGTGGGTTACAGCAAACCAACAAAACCATCATTCAATCGGCCCTGAACGAACTGGAAGAAGAAACCGGCATAAAAGCTACCGAGCATCAATTAATATCATTAGGAAAAATAGCTATTAATCCTACCAAACTCAAGCAGGAAACCTATGGCTTTATTGTTTTTGATGCAGAAAGTACTGCCGAACAAAAGCTGGATGCCACCGAAGATATCGAAGTGGTGCTAATACCCGCACCGCAGGTTTTGCAAATGGCCTTGAATGGCGAAATATGGGTAACCGACTCACTTAACTTTATTTTGAAGGCTGCCATGTTGTATCCGGGGGTGTTTGGGAGGTAG
- a CDS encoding SDR family oxidoreductase has translation MNFTGKNVVITGGTTGIGLATAKAFINAGAQVWITGRKADNLKAASEEINSDKLKTVLSDTSKLTDIEVLQNEFAKSGQKLDVLFLNAGIATFAPIEHATEADFDAQFNTNVKGPYFTLQKFIPYLADGASVIFTSSIVATASNAGTSVYSSTKSALNKVAKIAANELAERKIRVNIVSPGPILTPGFEGVVPAEARPNFAALTALNRLGHADEIAKTVLFLASDAASYITGTEIVADGGYLTYAMK, from the coding sequence ATGAACTTCACAGGTAAAAACGTAGTTATAACAGGTGGCACTACCGGCATTGGGCTGGCCACTGCCAAAGCTTTTATTAATGCAGGTGCTCAAGTATGGATAACCGGCAGAAAAGCTGATAACCTCAAAGCGGCAAGCGAAGAAATTAACAGTGATAAACTAAAAACCGTTCTGTCTGATACGTCAAAACTAACAGACATTGAAGTATTGCAGAACGAGTTTGCAAAAAGCGGCCAAAAACTGGATGTGCTTTTTCTAAACGCAGGGATAGCAACCTTTGCGCCCATTGAGCATGCTACTGAAGCTGATTTTGATGCACAGTTCAACACTAACGTAAAAGGGCCTTATTTTACGTTGCAAAAATTCATCCCCTACCTGGCGGACGGAGCGTCGGTAATTTTCACGTCGTCAATAGTGGCGACCGCATCAAACGCCGGAACGAGTGTTTACTCATCAACCAAAAGCGCGTTAAACAAAGTAGCGAAAATTGCCGCGAATGAACTGGCAGAAAGAAAGATCCGGGTTAATATTGTTAGTCCCGGTCCTATCCTCACCCCTGGTTTTGAAGGCGTAGTTCCGGCTGAAGCAAGACCCAACTTTGCTGCGCTAACCGCGCTGAACAGGTTAGGCCATGCAGACGAAATTGCTAAAACAGTATTGTTCCTTGCTTCCGACGCGGCAAGTTACATCACCGGTACTGAGATAGTTGCCGATGGCGGATATCTTACTTATGCGATGAAATAA
- a CDS encoding winged helix-turn-helix transcriptional regulator, producing MESICHKAEIMAIHDAMDVLNGKWKISIISSICYYNKRRFSDILNDLKGISNKMLSKELKELEMNKLITRTVMNTQPVTVEYNLTQYGKSLQVIIDDLARWGAEHRKVITGKG from the coding sequence ATGGAAAGTATATGTCATAAAGCTGAGATAATGGCCATTCATGATGCAATGGACGTGCTGAACGGAAAGTGGAAAATTTCTATCATCTCTTCCATTTGCTATTATAACAAAAGGCGTTTCTCTGATATACTTAACGACCTGAAGGGCATATCTAACAAAATGCTGAGTAAAGAGCTAAAAGAGCTGGAAATGAATAAGCTGATCACGCGTACCGTAATGAATACGCAGCCGGTAACGGTTGAATATAATCTTACCCAATACGGAAAATCTTTACAGGTAATTATTGATGATCTGGCAAGATGGGGAGCAGAGCACAGGAAAGTAATAACAGGGAAAGGATAA
- a CDS encoding MAC/perforin domain-containing protein: MKKLFIPFLLLFTIFASCKKTSIENSPTPKLDSASKPPKLATMSSGDGVHDLLGYGYDVTGVYANPISSKFSVIDVARLKADFPTRVESQASTLQDLRLVAGENAQSYLKNLATNVSSSLTLGIFKGSISGSFSDNESFSSKYVYSSFNLIIHQKILRLNASYSILKQYLQPTFEYDIQHNTPEAIVASYGTHVLSDFVLGAKLEALYRSETKKFDRTTAAKAGVDVGIKAIFSINTGYNYSANDTYDNYSQTLNYKTYGGDPTKSLVGSITIGQPVSGINIADWQGSATPQNSQLVDINQGGLIPIYELIDDPAKKAAVMTYVNQYLAANQVNVTPVPIHMFFQTSQVNHVYTANYNDYPYTQNGFVYLGEAFKAYASQIDGTQPVHVFFHPTQKNHLYTINRFDYPYEQNGFTYMGVNFYAYPTQVAGSVAVHCYFSNSQKNHVYTINKYDYPYEANGYAYLGIAFYAKPN; encoded by the coding sequence ATGAAAAAACTATTTATTCCTTTCTTATTACTGTTTACAATTTTTGCGAGCTGCAAAAAAACATCTATTGAAAACTCACCTACACCTAAGCTTGACAGTGCTTCTAAGCCACCAAAACTCGCTACCATGTCATCAGGCGACGGAGTGCACGACTTACTGGGTTATGGTTACGATGTAACAGGCGTTTATGCCAATCCAATATCGTCTAAATTCTCTGTTATTGATGTAGCCAGATTAAAGGCAGACTTTCCAACCCGGGTTGAATCTCAAGCATCAACGTTGCAAGATTTGAGACTGGTAGCAGGAGAAAACGCGCAATCATACCTGAAAAATCTTGCCACCAATGTATCAAGCTCACTCACACTTGGTATATTCAAAGGAAGCATCTCCGGCTCTTTTAGTGACAACGAGTCTTTCTCGTCAAAATATGTGTACAGCAGTTTCAATCTGATCATTCATCAGAAAATACTCAGATTAAATGCGAGTTATAGCATATTAAAGCAATACCTTCAGCCAACCTTTGAATATGATATACAACATAATACGCCTGAAGCTATAGTTGCCAGTTATGGCACACACGTTTTATCAGACTTTGTACTGGGTGCAAAATTAGAGGCGTTATATAGATCTGAAACTAAAAAATTTGATCGTACCACGGCTGCAAAAGCAGGAGTTGATGTTGGTATAAAAGCCATATTCAGTATCAATACCGGCTATAATTACAGCGCCAATGATACGTATGACAATTATTCTCAGACCTTAAACTATAAAACTTATGGTGGAGACCCTACAAAAAGTTTGGTAGGTAGCATAACAATTGGACAACCTGTATCCGGCATAAACATAGCTGACTGGCAGGGTAGTGCTACACCACAAAATTCACAGTTGGTTGATATAAACCAGGGGGGATTAATTCCAATTTATGAATTAATTGATGACCCGGCAAAAAAAGCCGCTGTAATGACCTACGTTAATCAGTATTTAGCAGCTAACCAGGTTAATGTTACGCCGGTACCTATCCATATGTTCTTTCAAACCTCGCAGGTAAATCATGTTTACACAGCTAACTACAATGACTACCCTTACACACAAAACGGATTTGTTTACTTAGGTGAGGCATTCAAAGCATATGCTTCGCAAATTGATGGTACGCAGCCGGTGCATGTATTTTTTCACCCAACGCAAAAAAATCACTTATACACCATTAACAGGTTTGATTATCCGTATGAGCAAAATGGATTTACCTATATGGGGGTAAACTTTTATGCTTATCCAACCCAGGTGGCCGGCTCTGTAGCCGTACACTGCTATTTTAGCAATAGTCAGAAAAACCACGTGTACACTATAAACAAGTATGATTATCCATATGAAGCTAATGGATATGCTTACTTAGGAATTGCCTTTTACGCGAAGCCGAATTAG